The proteins below are encoded in one region of Ephemeroptericola cinctiostellae:
- the hpaB gene encoding 4-hydroxyphenylacetate 3-monooxygenase, oxygenase component — MSKKPEDFRADNKRPFTGAEFLASLNDGREIYIYGERVENVTTHPAFRNSAASMAKLYDDLHDPTTKDELCWETDTGNGGYTHKFFRMARSADELRQQRDAIAAWSRGSYGWMGRTPDYKAAFGNVLGANPEFYGKFSDNARRWYKRLQESCLYMNHAIVNPPIDRDKPADQVKDVYISVQRETDEGIYVSGAKVVATNSALTHYNFIGQGSAQVLGDNTDFALMFIASMNASGLKLICRQSYELIAAATGSPFDYPLSSRFDENDAILVMDNVFVPWEDVLIYRDFERCKQWFVKGGFGRLFPMQGCTRLAVKLDFIAGLMQKAVECTGAKDFRGVQAMVGEVVGWRNTFWALTDAMYGNSYEWEGGAIMPNLEAMQAYRVLAPVAYPQIKNLIENCVASGLIYLPSSALDFANPDIDKYLAQYVRGSDGIDYKQRIKILKLLWDAIGTEFGGRHELYEINYAGSAEEVRMQCLRNAYSSGVMPAAIALVDKCLSDYDENGWTVPHLKSGEDVSVHGRLFK; from the coding sequence ATGAGCAAAAAACCAGAAGATTTTCGGGCGGACAATAAGCGTCCTTTTACTGGTGCGGAGTTTTTGGCCAGTTTAAATGATGGGCGTGAGATTTATATTTATGGTGAGCGTGTGGAGAATGTGACAACACATCCCGCATTCCGCAATTCTGCGGCATCCATGGCCAAACTATACGATGACTTGCATGACCCCACCACCAAAGACGAGTTGTGCTGGGAAACAGATACAGGCAACGGCGGTTACACCCATAAGTTTTTCCGCATGGCGCGCTCGGCGGATGAACTGCGTCAACAACGCGACGCCATTGCCGCATGGTCTCGTGGCAGCTATGGCTGGATGGGGCGAACGCCAGATTATAAAGCGGCATTTGGTAACGTATTGGGTGCAAATCCAGAGTTTTACGGCAAGTTTTCAGACAATGCACGTCGGTGGTACAAACGCTTGCAAGAGTCGTGTTTATACATGAATCACGCGATAGTCAACCCACCGATTGACCGCGACAAACCTGCTGACCAAGTGAAAGATGTTTACATCTCGGTGCAGCGCGAAACCGATGAAGGGATTTATGTCAGCGGTGCGAAGGTTGTGGCGACCAACTCGGCGCTGACCCATTACAACTTCATCGGTCAAGGCTCGGCACAGGTTTTGGGGGACAACACAGACTTTGCCTTGATGTTTATTGCCTCGATGAATGCATCCGGTTTGAAATTGATTTGCCGTCAATCGTATGAGTTGATTGCCGCAGCTACGGGTTCGCCATTTGACTATCCGTTGTCAAGCCGTTTTGATGAAAATGATGCGATTTTGGTCATGGACAATGTGTTTGTCCCGTGGGAAGACGTCTTGATTTATCGTGATTTTGAACGCTGTAAACAATGGTTTGTCAAAGGCGGTTTTGGTCGCTTATTTCCGATGCAAGGGTGTACGCGCTTGGCAGTCAAGTTGGACTTCATCGCGGGCTTGATGCAAAAGGCAGTGGAGTGCACGGGTGCCAAAGATTTTCGCGGCGTGCAAGCCATGGTAGGCGAAGTGGTTGGCTGGCGCAATACATTTTGGGCGCTGACTGATGCGATGTATGGCAACTCATATGAGTGGGAAGGCGGCGCCATTATGCCAAACCTCGAAGCCATGCAAGCGTATCGCGTACTCGCCCCAGTGGCCTATCCGCAAATCAAAAATTTGATTGAAAACTGTGTCGCCAGCGGGTTGATATATTTGCCGTCCAGTGCGTTGGACTTTGCCAATCCTGATATCGATAAATACTTGGCGCAATACGTGCGTGGCTCCGATGGAATTGATTACAAACAACGCATCAAAATTCTCAAACTGTTGTGGGATGCGATTGGCACGGAGTTTGGTGGTCGTCATGAGTTGTATGAGATTAATTACGCGGGCAGTGCAGAAGAGGTGCGTATGCAATGCTTGCGCAATGCCTATAGCTCGGGCGTCATGCCTGCTGCCATTGCGCTGGTGGATAAGTGTTTGTCTGATTACGATGAAAATGGCTGGACGGTTCCTCATTTGAAATCAGGTGAAGATGTGAGCGTACATGGGCGTTTATTCAAATAA
- a CDS encoding NAD-dependent succinate-semialdehyde dehydrogenase, which yields MQYPQLKLFINGQWLDAGSGGTRDLNSPLDESLLTQIPLAGPVELNLAAESVHRGFAIWKKKNAHERYIILRKAADLMRERSKEIGEVLTMEQGKPLNESIREITLAADITDFQAEEAKRLYGRDVPTRLPNIISQNVIRQPIGPVAAFAPWNFPVNLTVRKMASALAAGCSVIVRPDIQTPGCAMLVVQCFLDAGVPADALNFVIGKPSEVSDVLINNPLIRKVSFTGSVPIGKVLGEQCARLVKHFTSELGGHSAVIVCEDADIPYTIAASVTGKFRNAGQICTCPTRWFIHESKFDAWVAEFVEKTKQIKLGSGMDKDTEMGPLAMKRRLETMQELVDDAVAKGATVLTGGHRVGDKGWFFAPTVVTNVPADARLAYDEPFGPIAIVEKYSDLNEAIEKANSLPYALAAYAFTTDAMKQHVLGQELEAGMVGINHFGVSQPETPFGGWKESGIGQEMGAEGILPYTEVKLISVSTPNGKPL from the coding sequence ATGCAATATCCACAGCTTAAATTGTTTATTAATGGTCAATGGCTCGATGCGGGCAGTGGTGGGACACGCGACTTGAACAGTCCATTGGATGAATCTTTGCTCACGCAGATTCCACTGGCAGGACCTGTTGAACTTAATTTGGCTGCAGAATCAGTACATCGCGGCTTTGCGATATGGAAGAAAAAAAATGCCCATGAGCGTTATATCATTTTACGCAAAGCGGCCGATTTGATGCGTGAGCGTTCGAAAGAAATTGGCGAGGTGTTGACCATGGAGCAGGGCAAGCCATTGAATGAATCCATTCGTGAAATCACATTGGCAGCAGACATCACTGATTTTCAGGCCGAAGAAGCCAAACGCTTGTATGGTCGTGATGTCCCCACGCGCTTGCCCAATATCATTTCTCAAAACGTGATTCGTCAGCCGATTGGTCCTGTGGCCGCATTTGCCCCATGGAATTTTCCTGTGAATTTAACCGTGCGCAAAATGGCCAGTGCCTTGGCCGCAGGCTGCTCGGTCATCGTGCGTCCTGATATTCAAACGCCCGGTTGCGCCATGTTGGTGGTGCAGTGTTTCCTTGATGCAGGTGTTCCTGCTGATGCATTGAATTTTGTCATCGGTAAGCCATCCGAAGTGTCGGACGTGCTGATTAATAATCCATTGATTCGTAAGGTTTCGTTTACAGGGTCAGTGCCGATTGGTAAGGTTTTGGGCGAGCAATGTGCACGTTTGGTGAAACACTTCACCTCTGAACTGGGTGGGCATTCTGCTGTGATTGTTTGCGAGGATGCGGATATCCCCTACACCATTGCGGCCTCTGTCACGGGCAAATTTCGCAATGCGGGGCAAATCTGCACCTGCCCGACGCGTTGGTTTATTCATGAGTCAAAATTTGATGCTTGGGTTGCCGAGTTTGTCGAGAAGACCAAACAAATTAAATTGGGCTCGGGTATGGACAAAGACACCGAAATGGGACCGCTGGCGATGAAACGTCGTTTGGAGACGATGCAGGAGTTGGTAGATGATGCCGTGGCCAAGGGTGCAACCGTGTTGACGGGCGGTCATCGCGTGGGTGATAAGGGCTGGTTTTTTGCCCCGACTGTGGTCACGAATGTGCCGGCAGATGCGCGTTTGGCTTATGACGAGCCATTTGGCCCGATTGCGATTGTCGAAAAATACAGCGATTTGAATGAAGCAATTGAAAAAGCCAACTCATTGCCTTATGCGCTTGCTGCGTATGCGTTTACAACCGATGCGATGAAGCAACATGTTTTAGGGCAAGAGTTAGAGGCAGGTATGGTGGGTATCAACCACTTTGGTGTGTCGCAACCCGAAACCCCGTTTGGTGGTTGGAAAGAAAGCGGCATTGGTCAAGAGATGGGTGCTGAAGGGATTTTGCCTTACACCGAGGTGAAGCTGATTTCGGTGTCCACGCCTAATGGAAAACCACTATAA
- a CDS encoding aminotransferase class III-fold pyridoxal phosphate-dependent enzyme, with amino-acid sequence MSDYADFINENNAKFFWQPMENPQNAVKKRPDVIAKGEGCWIWDINGHKTFDAVAGLWSSNLGHSNQRIRNAIVEQLDTLPFYNSFRGNTNNKAVELSVELTKLMQPDDVQSVVFCNGGSDAVETALKLARQYWKLQNQGDRTKFISLKQGYHGTHFGGASVNGNINFRRMYEPLLPGCFHVETPWLYRNAFGLDDPIELGKQCAVMLEREIIFQGPDTIAAFIAEPVQGAGGVIVPPENYWPLVREICDKYGILLIADEVITGFGRAGEMFGTRLWNVKADLWCLAKGISAGYLPLGATAVGRKVFDVFMNDTSGRGSIGHGYTYSGHPVAAAAALETFKVMADENIVGNVKTVGAHFNKRLQEFKKYDCVGDVRGIGLMVALELVEDKAKKTTLSKSNNLLSRLARNAYERGLTVRTSGANMILSPPLIATMTDIDYIVDTLHAAFAEIA; translated from the coding sequence ATGTCAGATTACGCAGATTTTATCAATGAAAACAACGCCAAGTTTTTTTGGCAGCCGATGGAAAACCCACAAAATGCAGTTAAGAAACGCCCAGACGTGATTGCTAAAGGTGAAGGCTGTTGGATTTGGGATATTAACGGACACAAAACGTTTGATGCAGTGGCAGGCTTATGGAGTTCCAACCTTGGGCACAGCAATCAACGCATCCGTAATGCGATTGTCGAGCAACTCGATACCTTACCGTTTTACAACTCATTCCGCGGCAACACCAATAACAAAGCGGTTGAGTTATCGGTTGAGTTAACCAAACTCATGCAGCCTGATGATGTGCAATCCGTTGTTTTCTGCAATGGTGGCTCGGATGCGGTGGAAACCGCGCTCAAACTGGCACGCCAATATTGGAAGCTGCAAAATCAAGGTGATAGAACCAAATTCATCAGCCTCAAACAAGGTTATCACGGTACACATTTTGGCGGCGCAAGTGTCAACGGCAACATCAATTTTCGTCGCATGTATGAACCGCTTTTGCCAGGGTGTTTTCATGTCGAAACGCCATGGCTATACCGCAATGCCTTTGGTCTTGATGACCCCATTGAGTTGGGCAAGCAATGCGCCGTGATGTTGGAGCGTGAAATTATTTTTCAAGGTCCAGACACGATTGCCGCGTTCATTGCCGAGCCTGTACAAGGTGCGGGTGGTGTGATTGTGCCTCCAGAAAACTACTGGCCGTTGGTTCGTGAAATTTGTGATAAGTACGGCATTTTACTCATTGCCGATGAAGTGATCACGGGTTTTGGCCGTGCAGGTGAAATGTTTGGCACACGGTTATGGAATGTCAAAGCGGATTTGTGGTGTTTGGCGAAAGGTATTTCGGCAGGGTACTTGCCACTGGGTGCAACAGCCGTGGGACGTAAGGTGTTTGATGTGTTTATGAACGATACATCTGGGCGTGGTTCGATTGGTCATGGGTATACCTACAGCGGTCATCCTGTGGCAGCGGCAGCGGCTTTGGAAACATTTAAAGTCATGGCTGATGAAAACATTGTGGGCAATGTCAAAACTGTGGGGGCGCATTTTAATAAGCGGTTGCAAGAGTTCAAGAAATACGATTGCGTTGGTGATGTGCGCGGTATTGGTTTGATGGTGGCATTGGAGCTGGTGGAAGACAAAGCGAAAAAAACCACACTGTCCAAAAGCAACAATCTTTTGAGTCGTTTGGCGCGCAATGCCTATGAGCGCGGCCTCACGGTGCGTACTTCGGGTGCAAATATGATTTTGTCCCCCCCATTGATTGCAACCATGACAGACATTGATTACATCGTTGATACGCTGCATGCAGCGTTTGCAGAAATTGCATAA
- a CDS encoding flavin reductase has product MQDMYEALQKQFRESMARLGSSVCIVTTKGDAGLCGMTVSAVCSVTDTPATVMVCINRKSAMNAVFKANGHMGINVLNAQQKDVAMQFSGKTDFTMEQRFASDDWEHSTRLPRLKNAAATLNGDIIQTVEMGTHTIFFVTIARIYLDENPSALVYFNRQFHELA; this is encoded by the coding sequence ATGCAAGACATGTATGAAGCACTACAAAAACAGTTCCGCGAAAGTATGGCGCGACTTGGCTCATCGGTTTGTATCGTCACCACAAAAGGCGATGCGGGCTTATGTGGCATGACCGTTTCGGCGGTCTGCTCGGTCACCGATACTCCTGCTACGGTCATGGTATGCATCAACCGCAAGAGTGCGATGAATGCGGTGTTTAAAGCCAATGGGCATATGGGTATTAATGTGCTCAATGCACAGCAAAAAGATGTGGCCATGCAGTTCTCTGGAAAAACTGATTTTACCATGGAGCAACGCTTTGCCAGTGATGATTGGGAGCACAGCACTCGTCTACCACGCCTCAAAAATGCCGCGGCCACGCTCAATGGTGACATCATCCAAACAGTTGAAATGGGCACCCACACGATATTTTTTGTCACCATTGCTCGAATCTATTTGGATGAAAACCCGAGTGCATTGGTTTACTTCAATCGACAGTTTCACGAGTTGGCTTAA
- the hpaA gene encoding 4-hydroxyphenylacetate catabolism regulatory protein HpaA, with translation MNPIPNINLGEVYDTRYESSEVHYECFSKLAHFFGRNMPVHWHDRFFQIHFLSRGQMHLQLDEKVYRAHAPLFVMTPPSVPHAFVTGDDAEGHVLTVTQNWIWPLLTQLYPGQKQEVVARAACIELCPLSDEALALERLWLLMAYEASEVNALKMGVSEAMRALTQLLWIDMHRLMGQGAEEIALPRVDVRLFRQFNQLVERDFMTHESLKHYAEHMSITEARLNDVCQRISGMSPKALIHDRLLRECKQMLLYSPLSIQELAYHLGFKDPSYFSRFFSKSARVSPSVFRENKRSLG, from the coding sequence ATGAATCCTATCCCCAATATCAATCTCGGTGAGGTTTATGACACACGTTATGAGAGTAGCGAGGTGCATTATGAGTGTTTCTCTAAACTTGCGCATTTTTTTGGTCGCAATATGCCTGTACATTGGCACGACCGTTTTTTCCAGATTCATTTTTTGAGTCGTGGGCAGATGCATTTGCAGCTTGATGAAAAGGTTTATAGAGCGCATGCACCATTGTTTGTCATGACACCGCCATCGGTGCCTCACGCTTTTGTGACAGGTGATGATGCCGAGGGTCATGTGCTGACGGTGACGCAAAATTGGATTTGGCCTCTTTTGACACAGCTTTATCCAGGTCAAAAACAGGAGGTTGTGGCGCGAGCGGCTTGTATTGAACTATGCCCTCTGTCTGATGAGGCGCTTGCGTTGGAGCGCCTTTGGTTGCTGATGGCATACGAGGCAAGTGAGGTTAATGCACTGAAAATGGGTGTGAGCGAGGCGATGAGGGCACTAACGCAGTTGCTGTGGATAGATATGCACCGTTTAATGGGGCAAGGGGCCGAAGAAATAGCATTACCACGGGTGGATGTGCGTTTATTTCGTCAGTTTAATCAGTTGGTTGAGCGTGATTTTATGACCCACGAATCTTTAAAGCATTATGCGGAGCACATGAGCATCACAGAAGCGCGGCTTAATGATGTCTGCCAACGTATTTCTGGAATGAGCCCCAAGGCCTTGATTCATGACCGTTTGTTGCGGGAATGCAAGCAAATGTTATTGTATTCTCCGTTGTCAATTCAAGAGCTTGCGTATCACTTGGGTTTTAAAGATCCTTCATACTTTTCGCGGTTTTTCAGTAAATCGGCGCGAGTCTCGCCCAGTGTGTTTCGTGAAAACAAACGTTCATTGGGATAA
- a CDS encoding M48 family metallopeptidase, which yields MVEFWGKLFNSPNQMFTALFICACFSYFTVKWWLSLRQMRHIARHRAVVPTPFDTQITLEQHQYAADYALARHRFGRVSLIVSMAVLLFWTLGGGLGMLANWVLAHVTAHPLHFGVMLMVIFSLIGGALELPLAYISQFKIEAAFGFNRMTLKLWLLDMIKNSLLSASIGIPLLYGVFKFIEIAPHTWWLWAWCLFIGLNLLMLWLYPTVIAPWFNTFTPLENGELKHRLDALLTRCGFKSNGMFIMDGSRRSAHGNAYFTGFGANKRIVFFDTLLKQLSESQIEAVLAHELGHFHHKHIFKRMALMLPLSLALFALLGYVSGQLWFYEALGLNHAVDVLSALSTQPTQLFAVGLILFSLVLPVFAFIFSPIASNGSRKDEFQADAFAVKNSSGQDLINALVSMYQENSSFVGTDALYSLFYDSHPPALIRVARIQALLRGAA from the coding sequence ATGGTTGAGTTTTGGGGCAAGTTGTTCAACAGTCCGAATCAAATGTTCACAGCGTTGTTCATCTGCGCGTGTTTTTCTTATTTTACCGTAAAGTGGTGGCTGTCCTTGCGCCAAATGCGGCATATCGCGCGCCATCGTGCCGTTGTGCCCACGCCTTTTGACACCCAAATCACCCTTGAGCAACACCAGTATGCCGCTGATTATGCACTCGCACGCCATCGCTTTGGACGCGTCAGCTTAATCGTATCGATGGCTGTGTTGTTGTTTTGGACGCTCGGCGGCGGTCTGGGGATGTTGGCGAATTGGGTGTTGGCTCATGTCACAGCCCATCCTTTGCATTTCGGCGTGATGCTCATGGTCATTTTCAGCCTCATCGGCGGTGCACTTGAACTGCCTTTGGCTTATATTTCTCAGTTTAAAATCGAAGCTGCATTTGGTTTTAATCGCATGACCTTGAAGTTGTGGCTGTTGGACATGATTAAAAATAGCTTGCTGTCAGCCTCCATTGGCATCCCCTTGCTGTATGGCGTTTTCAAGTTCATTGAAATTGCACCGCACACGTGGTGGTTGTGGGCCTGGTGTTTATTCATTGGACTCAATTTGTTGATGTTATGGCTGTATCCAACAGTGATTGCACCGTGGTTCAATACATTCACCCCACTTGAGAATGGTGAGTTAAAACATCGCCTTGATGCGTTGCTCACACGCTGTGGTTTTAAGAGCAATGGCATGTTCATCATGGACGGTTCTCGTCGCTCCGCGCATGGCAATGCCTATTTCACTGGTTTTGGTGCAAATAAACGCATCGTGTTTTTTGACACATTGCTTAAGCAATTGAGTGAATCACAAATTGAAGCGGTGTTGGCACATGAATTGGGACATTTCCACCATAAACACATCTTCAAACGCATGGCTTTGATGCTGCCGTTGAGCTTGGCTCTGTTTGCGTTGCTCGGCTATGTGTCAGGTCAATTGTGGTTTTATGAGGCGCTGGGATTAAACCATGCCGTCGATGTTTTAAGTGCATTGTCCACGCAACCCACTCAATTGTTTGCAGTTGGATTGATTCTGTTCAGTTTGGTGTTGCCCGTGTTTGCTTTCATTTTTTCACCCATCGCTTCCAACGGTTCACGCAAAGATGAATTTCAAGCCGATGCGTTTGCAGTTAAAAACAGCAGTGGTCAAGACCTCATCAACGCTCTGGTGTCCATGTATCAAGAAAACTCCAGCTTTGTCGGCACCGATGCACTGTACTCGTTGTTCTATGATTCACATCCACCCGCACTGATTCGCGTGGCTCGAATCCAAGCGTTATTGCGAGGTGCCGCATGA
- a CDS encoding MBL fold metallo-hydrolase gives MFNKTILAVAFSLAAWSAHAQEHPSTFIPAGGYASTTGAQYIEPSISKAIQPTQKISKLTERNFAGDTVVQKLSEHTYWAQTGFYNVVFYVGKDGVLLIDALSDGSGAAILKAIASVTDKPVTTLVYSHGHADHIGDAPLFVESAKAAGRTLRIVSTDKTAEKLAYLKSTLPKPTETVAFNNGEFKFEDLTVRAMGFEHPAHTDDSAAWLLVQEKVIHAPDIANPDQMPYLAFGGSENYTYLPGNLQYIANADWTVFSGGHGNVGARADIAFMQSYTQDLEAATGNALAKVDAGQYFKPEFNNHQASAHAWHEAVIEHAMKLLRPKFGHYYGFEASVPNQLDLVLETLTSYK, from the coding sequence ATGTTTAATAAAACCATTTTAGCTGTTGCCTTTAGCCTTGCTGCCTGGAGTGCACACGCCCAAGAACATCCATCCACTTTTATCCCCGCAGGTGGCTACGCTTCGACCACAGGTGCTCAATACATTGAGCCGTCCATCAGTAAAGCGATTCAACCCACGCAAAAAATCAGCAAGTTGACCGAGCGTAATTTCGCAGGCGACACCGTGGTACAAAAACTCTCCGAGCACACGTATTGGGCGCAAACTGGGTTTTACAATGTGGTCTTTTATGTGGGTAAAGATGGGGTTCTGCTGATTGACGCGTTGTCCGATGGTTCGGGTGCTGCGATTCTCAAAGCGATTGCCAGCGTTACGGATAAACCTGTCACGACTTTGGTGTATTCACATGGCCACGCCGATCACATTGGCGATGCACCATTGTTTGTGGAGTCGGCAAAGGCAGCGGGTAGGACCTTGCGGATTGTTTCGACGGACAAGACCGCTGAGAAGTTAGCGTATCTTAAATCAACTTTGCCCAAGCCGACTGAAACGGTCGCCTTCAATAACGGTGAGTTTAAGTTCGAAGACCTCACCGTTCGTGCGATGGGCTTTGAGCATCCAGCGCATACAGATGATTCGGCCGCATGGTTGCTGGTACAAGAAAAAGTCATTCACGCCCCAGATATTGCCAATCCTGATCAAATGCCGTACTTGGCTTTTGGTGGTTCAGAAAACTACACTTATTTACCTGGCAATTTGCAATACATTGCAAACGCAGACTGGACAGTTTTTTCAGGCGGGCATGGTAACGTCGGCGCTCGTGCAGACATCGCGTTTATGCAGTCTTATACCCAAGATTTAGAAGCCGCCACAGGCAACGCTTTGGCCAAAGTCGATGCAGGTCAATACTTTAAACCTGAATTTAACAACCACCAAGCATCGGCACATGCATGGCATGAAGCGGTGATTGAACATGCGATGAAGCTGTTGCGCCCGAAATTCGGCCATTATTATGGCTTTGAGGCTTCTGTACCTAATCAACTGGACTTGGTTTTGGAAACCTTGACGTCATACAAATAA
- a CDS encoding MoaF-related domain-containing protein, with translation MLSSKTFRFDYPNSLSYRLHIQNGTQLNWECLAGDDKGRTGTETYQMSQVGEQQYFLSWLEQDDIAVAELLDLNACKVYAQILIPTSLMGAEHAEQLHFVGDVTVL, from the coding sequence ATGTTATCGAGCAAAACGTTTCGCTTTGATTATCCCAATAGCTTGAGCTATCGATTGCACATCCAAAATGGAACCCAACTCAATTGGGAGTGCCTGGCTGGTGACGACAAAGGTCGCACAGGTACGGAAACGTATCAAATGAGTCAGGTCGGTGAGCAACAGTATTTTTTAAGCTGGCTGGAGCAGGATGACATTGCGGTTGCTGAATTGCTGGATTTGAATGCATGCAAAGTGTACGCACAGATCCTCATCCCCACATCGCTCATGGGTGCTGAGCACGCAGAACAATTGCACTTTGTCGGCGATGTGACGGTGCTTTGA
- a CDS encoding LysR family transcriptional regulator, with amino-acid sequence MVQSTNYFLEFVINKPLSTTMKPLDLNPLYTFIAVVDAGSFTAASERLGVAKAKISIHIARLEAQLGMTLLRRTTRQVTLTEEGRTLYDGCLPLLDELNQLIHNTLTPNPTLSGVMRISATPELVGQSLAPAIAQFSQLHQHLQFDIRSTDRVLDMVKDGIDLSIRVGWLKDSSQRATKLSDVRQCVIASPAYLNIHGTPQTPEDLTQHHWLALSLLSAPLTWVFQHNHHKQTVQMQSRIRVDTTAALVALLAQDMGISIIDEPSVREHLATGQLIEVLPEYVLPNAGMFAVHPPGRHLSTKARAFVDFYRDFLSQ; translated from the coding sequence ATGGTACAATCGACAAATTACTTTTTAGAATTTGTTATCAATAAACCACTGTCAACAACGATGAAACCACTTGACCTCAACCCGCTTTATACTTTTATCGCCGTCGTCGATGCGGGCAGTTTTACCGCAGCCTCAGAGCGACTGGGTGTTGCAAAAGCCAAAATCAGCATTCACATCGCGCGACTGGAGGCCCAACTCGGCATGACGCTTTTACGCCGAACCACCCGACAAGTCACGCTCACCGAAGAAGGTCGTACGCTGTACGATGGTTGTTTACCGTTGCTCGATGAGTTGAATCAACTCATACACAACACGCTCACACCCAATCCCACACTAAGCGGCGTTATGCGCATCAGTGCAACCCCCGAATTGGTCGGGCAGTCACTCGCACCTGCAATAGCACAATTTTCGCAGCTGCATCAACATTTACAATTTGACATCCGCTCCACCGACCGTGTACTTGACATGGTCAAAGACGGCATTGACTTATCCATCCGTGTCGGTTGGCTCAAAGACAGCAGCCAACGCGCCACCAAACTGTCCGATGTGCGCCAATGTGTCATTGCCTCTCCAGCTTATCTTAATATACACGGCACACCACAAACCCCCGAAGACCTCACACAACATCATTGGCTTGCACTCAGTTTGCTATCCGCACCATTGACATGGGTTTTTCAGCACAACCATCACAAACAAACCGTACAGATGCAAAGCCGCATACGTGTGGACACCACAGCCGCATTGGTGGCTCTGTTGGCTCAAGACATGGGGATTTCGATTATTGATGAACCCAGCGTGCGAGAACACTTGGCGACTGGGCAATTGATCGAAGTATTACCCGAATATGTTTTGCCAAACGCGGGAATGTTTGCCGTCCATCCACCAGGACGGCACCTCTCCACCAAAGCACGCGCATTTGTGGATTTTTATCGGGATTTTTTATCCCAATGA
- the orn gene encoding oligoribonuclease — protein sequence MTENTTQNKVPRDDNRLIWLDMEMTGLNPLTDKVLELAIVVTDAHLNTIAEAPVLVVHQSDEVLAGMDAWNTSTHGRSGLTEKVRASTLSEQDVAAHMLDFLKTYIGPNKSPMCGNSICQDRRFMAQHMPELEKYFHYRNLDVSTLKELARRWQPKVYDGFKKATKHTALADVYESIDELKHYREFLFVKTVHHAG from the coding sequence ATGACAGAAAACACCACACAAAACAAAGTGCCCCGTGACGATAATCGCTTAATTTGGCTCGACATGGAAATGACGGGGTTGAATCCATTGACGGATAAGGTCTTGGAACTCGCGATTGTGGTGACCGATGCCCATTTGAACACCATCGCTGAAGCACCTGTGCTGGTGGTTCACCAGTCAGATGAGGTGTTGGCCGGGATGGATGCATGGAACACCAGTACGCATGGCCGTTCAGGTTTAACTGAGAAAGTGCGTGCATCGACTTTAAGTGAGCAGGATGTTGCAGCGCACATGCTGGATTTTCTAAAAACATACATTGGCCCGAATAAATCCCCCATGTGTGGCAATTCAATTTGCCAAGACCGTCGATTCATGGCTCAACACATGCCCGAACTTGAAAAATACTTCCATTACCGCAATTTGGATGTGTCCACACTCAAAGAGCTGGCACGTCGTTGGCAACCCAAAGTGTATGATGGTTTCAAAAAAGCAACCAAGCATACGGCTTTGGCAGATGTGTATGAGTCAATTGATGAATTGAAACATTATCGAGAGTTTTTATTTGTCAAAACAGTGCATCATGCGGGTTGA